One region of Candidatus Methylomirabilota bacterium genomic DNA includes:
- a CDS encoding mandelate racemase/muconate lactonizing enzyme family protein, which produces MKIARVEALHCDGGWRPWTFVRVETDDGLVGWGECSDNRSPHGIAGSVQDLTPLLIGQDPRPVERLYWDMLRATRQNLGGVTHKAMAGIELALWDIKAKALGVPVYELFGGPLRDRMRLYWSHCGTTRARLGHVLGTPPLRSYADITALGKEVVARGFTALKTNMVIPGDPATVYFPGFASGINSTDGAPTVEILDAIERLIGTFRDAVGPKVGLCLDLNYNFRTEGVLRIAKLLEQFDMQWVEYDNWDPQALLQIKQSTSTRLASCESLVTTRQYRPFLELHAVDVAIIDVPWNGFSQGVQIGRMAEAYEINIAPHNYYSHLADLHSLHLCAVLPNVRIMEIDIDDVAWKADLVTKPPVVKDGHIFLPDGPGWGADINEEVLRAHPWPGVGERARSFYGMSPDQMRARPA; this is translated from the coding sequence ATGAAGATCGCGCGCGTCGAGGCCTTGCACTGTGACGGCGGCTGGCGGCCCTGGACCTTCGTTCGCGTCGAGACCGACGACGGGCTCGTGGGCTGGGGTGAATGCAGCGACAACCGGAGTCCGCACGGCATCGCGGGCTCCGTGCAGGATCTCACCCCGCTGCTCATCGGCCAGGACCCGCGGCCGGTCGAGCGGCTCTACTGGGACATGCTCCGCGCCACTCGCCAGAATCTGGGCGGGGTGACCCACAAGGCGATGGCCGGCATCGAGCTGGCCCTGTGGGACATCAAGGCCAAGGCTCTGGGCGTGCCGGTCTACGAGCTGTTCGGGGGCCCGCTGCGCGACCGCATGCGGCTGTACTGGTCGCACTGCGGGACCACGCGGGCGCGCCTCGGCCACGTGCTGGGCACCCCGCCGCTGCGGAGCTACGCCGACATCACCGCGCTCGGCAAGGAGGTGGTGGCGCGCGGCTTCACCGCGCTCAAGACCAACATGGTGATCCCGGGCGATCCGGCCACCGTCTACTTCCCGGGCTTCGCCAGCGGCATCAACTCCACCGACGGCGCGCCCACCGTGGAGATCCTGGACGCCATCGAGCGCTTGATCGGTACCTTCCGCGACGCGGTCGGGCCGAAGGTGGGCCTCTGCCTCGACCTCAACTACAACTTCCGCACCGAGGGCGTGCTGCGCATCGCCAAGCTGCTCGAGCAATTCGACATGCAGTGGGTCGAGTACGACAACTGGGATCCGCAGGCGCTGCTGCAGATCAAGCAGTCGACGTCGACACGCCTGGCGTCCTGCGAGAGCCTGGTCACCACGCGACAGTACCGCCCGTTCCTGGAGCTGCACGCGGTCGACGTGGCGATCATCGACGTGCCGTGGAACGGGTTCTCGCAGGGCGTGCAGATCGGGCGCATGGCCGAGGCCTACGAGATCAACATCGCGCCCCACAACTACTACAGCCACCTCGCCGATCTCCATTCGCTTCACCTCTGCGCGGTCCTGCCCAACGTGCGCATCATGGAGATCGACATCGACGACGTGGCCTGGAAGGCGGACCTGGTCACGAAGCCGCCGGTCGTCAAGGACGGCCACATCTTCCTTCCCGACGGGCCGGGCTGGGGCGCCGACATCAACGAGGAGGTGCTGCGCGCGCATCCGTGGCCGGGCGTCGGCGAGCGTGCGCGCAGTTTCTACGGCATGAGCCCGGACCAGATGCGCGCCCGTCCCGCGTAG
- a CDS encoding HAD family hydrolase: MTVPEVLALDFDGVCCDGLHEYFETSRRVHAQVWPDEPMPGPDLFEAFRALRPVILSGWEMPVLVRAIAQSVPHAAILQGWDSVRETITHADPRGAELATLLGHTLDAVRREWITRDLEGWLALHEPYATLEQLRRLVGAPAQAVLVTTKEGEFARLILDRWRVPFADIQGKETGVHKCENLRGLIAAWAAGHGRRPRLAFVEDRLETLQHVTTHPDLADVALYLAAWGYNTEAARAVARDDARIRLLALDEFRAGSARWP; the protein is encoded by the coding sequence GACCGTGCCCGAGGTCCTCGCTCTCGATTTCGATGGGGTCTGCTGCGACGGCCTGCACGAGTACTTCGAGACGAGCCGCCGCGTGCACGCACAGGTGTGGCCGGACGAGCCGATGCCCGGGCCCGATCTGTTCGAGGCCTTCCGCGCGCTCCGCCCGGTCATCCTGAGCGGCTGGGAGATGCCGGTGCTGGTGCGGGCGATCGCGCAGAGCGTGCCGCACGCGGCGATCCTCCAGGGCTGGGACTCGGTGCGCGAGACCATCACCCACGCCGACCCGCGCGGCGCGGAGCTCGCGACGTTGCTGGGCCACACGCTCGATGCGGTGCGCCGGGAGTGGATCACGCGCGACCTCGAGGGCTGGCTGGCCCTGCACGAGCCGTACGCCACGCTCGAGCAGCTGCGTCGCCTCGTGGGCGCGCCGGCGCAGGCGGTGCTCGTGACGACCAAGGAGGGCGAGTTCGCGCGCCTCATCCTCGACCGCTGGCGCGTGCCGTTCGCCGACATCCAGGGCAAAGAGACCGGCGTGCACAAGTGCGAGAACCTGCGCGGGCTGATCGCCGCGTGGGCGGCCGGCCACGGCCGGCGGCCCCGGCTCGCCTTCGTCGAGGACCGACTGGAGACGCTGCAGCACGTGACCACGCATCCGGATCTGGCCGACGTCGCGCTCTACCTGGCCGCGTGGGGTTACAACACGGAGGCCGCGCGGGCCGTCGCGCGCGACGACGCGCGCATCCGCCTCCTTGCCCTCGACGAGTTCCGCGCGGGCAGCGCGCGCTGGCCGTGA